A region from the Inhella inkyongensis genome encodes:
- a CDS encoding DUF2189 domain-containing protein — MTAAAPPDDSNTPATPPGPASEGAFSLPLTRLTWADPFRWLRLGLRDFLRAPFIGLFYGSAFMVMGWALLKVYENAPAYLLALAAGFLLMGPVLCLGLYRVSQLLERGEQPDFGDSLLAFESRIGPLALFGMVLLVLEMIWGRAALVVFAVSFDGMPDFKGSLLALVNPENLGFIVAYLSVGAIFAGLIYSISVISIPMLLDRSTDAVTAALTSLRLVLTQPGVMLLWGALLTGLIVLAMLPWFAGLTVVAPVLGHASWHAYRAALGPSPQ; from the coding sequence ATGACTGCCGCTGCACCGCCCGACGATTCGAACACCCCCGCCACACCCCCCGGTCCAGCGTCCGAGGGCGCCTTCTCGTTGCCCTTGACCCGTTTGACATGGGCCGACCCCTTCCGCTGGCTGCGCCTGGGTTTGCGCGACTTCTTGCGGGCCCCCTTCATTGGGCTGTTCTACGGCAGCGCCTTCATGGTGATGGGTTGGGCGCTGCTCAAGGTGTACGAGAACGCCCCGGCTTATCTGCTGGCCCTGGCCGCCGGCTTTTTGCTGATGGGGCCGGTGCTGTGCCTGGGGCTTTACCGCGTCAGCCAGTTGCTGGAGCGCGGCGAGCAGCCGGACTTTGGCGATTCGCTGCTGGCCTTTGAGTCGCGCATCGGGCCGCTGGCGCTGTTCGGCATGGTGCTGCTGGTGCTGGAGATGATTTGGGGCCGCGCGGCGCTGGTGGTTTTTGCCGTGAGCTTTGATGGCATGCCGGATTTCAAAGGCTCGCTGCTGGCGCTCGTGAATCCCGAGAACCTGGGCTTCATCGTGGCCTACCTGTCGGTGGGGGCGATCTTTGCCGGGCTGATTTATTCCATCAGCGTGATCTCGATCCCGATGCTGCTGGACCGCTCGACCGATGCGGTGACGGCCGCGCTGACCAGTCTGCGCCTGGTGCTGACGCAGCCCGGTGTGATGCTGCTCTGGGGCGCGCTGCTGACCGGCCTGATCGTGCTGGCCATGTTGCCCTGGTTCGCCGGCCTGACGGTGGTGGCGCCGGTGCTGGGCCACGCCAGTTGGCACGCCTACCGGGCGGCGCTGGGGCCTTCGCCGCAATAA
- a CDS encoding CoA transferase, whose translation MAALRGLRLLSLGLNLPAPLALQRCVQLGAKACKVEPPDGDLVARVQLALYASLHRGVRVLALDLKSAAGQRALARELARADVLLTSFRPSALRRLGLSWAALRREHPGLWQVRIVGAAGVRAEESGHDLCYQAEQGLVQGLQMPTSLLADLGGAQMAVQAVFEAALGRAQGRRPRCLTVSLGEAAEFAAQPLRWGLTAPGGLLGGGHAGYAVYACADGRVAVAALEPHFAQRLAAAAGLMLRSPADWMRPATHVALRTWMAGQSKAALLALAHAQDWPLVVCPDEEYAGA comes from the coding sequence ATGGCGGCGCTGCGCGGCCTGCGTCTGCTGAGTCTGGGCCTGAACCTGCCTGCGCCGCTGGCCTTGCAGCGCTGTGTGCAACTGGGTGCAAAGGCGTGCAAGGTGGAGCCGCCCGACGGCGATTTGGTGGCGCGGGTGCAGCTCGCCCTTTACGCGTCCCTGCACCGGGGCGTCCGGGTTCTAGCCCTCGACCTGAAGTCGGCCGCCGGCCAGCGGGCGCTGGCGCGGGAGTTGGCGCGAGCCGATGTGCTGCTCACCTCGTTTCGCCCCAGCGCCTTGCGGCGTCTGGGGCTGAGTTGGGCGGCATTGCGGCGCGAACACCCGGGGCTTTGGCAGGTGCGCATCGTGGGGGCGGCGGGTGTGCGGGCCGAGGAGTCCGGTCACGACCTCTGCTACCAGGCCGAGCAGGGCCTGGTGCAGGGCCTGCAGATGCCCACCAGCCTGCTGGCCGATCTGGGCGGCGCCCAGATGGCGGTGCAGGCGGTGTTCGAAGCGGCGCTGGGCCGCGCGCAGGGCCGCCGGCCGCGCTGTCTGACCGTCAGCCTGGGCGAGGCCGCCGAGTTCGCCGCACAGCCCCTGCGTTGGGGCCTGACGGCCCCGGGGGGGCTGCTGGGTGGGGGGCATGCCGGCTACGCCGTCTATGCCTGTGCCGATGGCCGTGTGGCGGTGGCGGCCCTGGAGCCCCATTTCGCGCAGCGTCTGGCCGCCGCGGCGGGCCTGATGCTGCGCTCGCCGGCCGACTGGATGCGACCGGCCACCCATGTCGCATTGCGTACTTGGATGGCCGGCCAATCGAAGGCCGCCCTGCTGGCGCTGGCGCACGCGCAGGACTGGCCGCTGGTGGTTTGCCCCGATGAGGAATATGCGGGGGCTTGA